One stretch of Pigmentiphaga aceris DNA includes these proteins:
- a CDS encoding IclR family transcriptional regulator, with protein MRNSKPWRSATAEHTPPDEDPSTGQVVAVTRAIRLLESFALGESQLSLAELSRRCGLHKTTVLRIARTLAMSGYMVPSDDGGWRLGPAAGWLGARYQSGFDVQDVVEPMLRKLSEVTGESAAFYVREGEFRTCLVRVEGVQPLRHHVRMGEALPLDKGSPGRVILAFSGQRGEVYERIRQRGYCMSIGERERGVATVSAPVFGASWKLLGSVCISGPESRLTEEVLEGHAKSVIDAANRLSYALAGAAVPATPKVVSTWYPS; from the coding sequence ATGCGAAACAGCAAACCCTGGCGTTCCGCCACCGCTGAGCACACGCCGCCAGACGAAGACCCAAGCACCGGGCAGGTGGTTGCGGTCACGCGTGCCATCCGCCTGCTGGAGTCGTTTGCGCTTGGCGAGTCGCAGCTGTCCCTGGCTGAACTCAGCCGGCGGTGCGGCCTGCACAAGACCACGGTGCTGCGCATTGCACGCACGCTGGCAATGTCCGGGTACATGGTGCCCAGCGACGACGGCGGCTGGCGGCTGGGGCCGGCCGCAGGCTGGCTGGGTGCGCGTTACCAGTCCGGTTTCGACGTGCAGGATGTGGTCGAACCCATGCTGCGCAAACTGTCGGAAGTGACGGGCGAAAGCGCGGCCTTCTATGTGCGCGAGGGCGAGTTCAGGACGTGCCTGGTGCGCGTCGAAGGCGTGCAACCACTTCGGCACCACGTCCGCATGGGCGAGGCCTTGCCGCTGGACAAGGGGTCGCCGGGCCGCGTGATTCTGGCGTTCTCGGGCCAGCGCGGCGAGGTCTACGAGCGCATCCGCCAGCGTGGCTATTGCATGTCGATCGGTGAGCGTGAGCGGGGCGTGGCGACGGTGTCTGCGCCGGTGTTCGGTGCCAGCTGGAAACTGCTTGGATCGGTCTGCATTTCAGGCCCCGAATCGCGCCTGACCGAGGAAGTGCTGGAAGGCCATGCCAAGTCGGTCATCGATGCCGCGAACCGTCTTTCCTATGCCCTGGCGGGGGCAGCAGTGCCTGCCACACCCAAAGTCGTCTCGACCTGGTATCCCAGCTGA
- a CDS encoding alpha/beta hydrolase family protein, with product MATRSEGLDIAVNGEQIAGTFLAPGTKMPGVLFVHGWGGSQQSDLVRAKGVSGLGCVCLTFDLRGHERTRTQRQTVSRDENFQDVLAAYDRLAAHPSIDPSAIAVVGSSYGGYLSAILTTLRPVKWLALHVPALYRDSHWHTPKRQLDRDDIAMYRRSVVAPADNRALAACAEFEGDVLIVESEHDDYIPHQTIMNYRAAFVKSHSLTHRILDGADHALTGELSQRAYNSILLNWTTEMVIGSRLGSTIHAELSRSNAVSGAGGGT from the coding sequence ATGGCAACACGGAGTGAAGGGCTGGATATTGCGGTCAATGGCGAGCAGATCGCCGGCACCTTCCTGGCACCGGGCACCAAGATGCCGGGTGTGCTGTTCGTCCACGGTTGGGGCGGCAGCCAGCAAAGTGACTTGGTGCGCGCCAAAGGCGTGTCTGGCCTGGGTTGCGTGTGTCTGACCTTCGATCTGCGCGGCCACGAGCGCACGCGCACGCAGCGCCAGACGGTGTCGCGTGACGAGAATTTCCAGGATGTGCTGGCGGCCTACGACCGGCTGGCGGCGCATCCGTCCATCGATCCCTCGGCGATTGCAGTGGTGGGCAGCAGTTATGGCGGATATCTGTCTGCGATTCTGACCACCTTGCGACCCGTGAAGTGGCTGGCGCTGCACGTGCCGGCGCTATACCGGGATTCACATTGGCACACGCCGAAGCGGCAACTGGATCGCGACGATATTGCGATGTATCGGCGGTCTGTCGTGGCCCCGGCGGATAACCGCGCCTTGGCCGCGTGTGCGGAGTTCGAGGGCGATGTGCTGATTGTCGAGTCCGAGCACGATGACTACATTCCGCATCAGACCATCATGAATTACCGGGCGGCCTTCGTGAAGTCGCATTCGCTCACGCACCGGATTCTGGATGGGGCCGACCACGCGCTGACCGGTGAGCTGAGCCAGCGCGCGTACAACTCCATCTTGTTGAACTGGACCACCGAGATGGTGATCGGCTCGCGCCTGGGCAGCACCATCCACGCGGAGCTGTCGCGTTCCAATGCGGTAAGCGGGGCGGGTGGGGGCACGTGA
- a CDS encoding CaiB/BaiF CoA transferase family protein: MPSASALHADMPLSNIRVLDLTRIISGPFCSALLADMGAEVIKVEPRETGDPVRMQGELKEGLSWYFANYNRNKKSITLDLYSQAGKDVLARLIPTCDVVIENFRPDIMEKMGFGPERLKQLKPDIVHCSINGFGTSGPYRDRPAFDFIAQAMSGFMSLNGEADGPPLRAGPPISDLTAGLYGALAVTTALLRRERTGEGDSVSVSLLNSMVSLLSFQAVNYFASGKLPPRTGNDHGIASPYGMFRTRDGQVAIAPSNDTFYFKVLDALDLQHLKEHPDFATNALRFRNREAIKILLEARTLQETSEYWIERLNRWGVPCGSVLSLDQVFDDPQVQDQEMAIDVPHPGHGTIRMLGFPIKFAQAPCAIQRPAPELGGHTDEVLSAVGYSADEIAHMRDAGTI; encoded by the coding sequence ATGCCTTCTGCTTCTGCCTTGCATGCCGACATGCCCTTGTCGAACATCCGCGTGCTTGATCTGACCCGCATCATTTCCGGTCCGTTCTGCTCTGCGCTGCTGGCCGACATGGGGGCCGAGGTCATCAAGGTGGAACCGCGCGAAACCGGTGATCCGGTGCGCATGCAGGGTGAGTTGAAAGAAGGGCTGAGCTGGTACTTCGCCAACTACAACCGCAACAAGAAATCGATCACGCTCGACCTGTACAGCCAGGCTGGCAAGGACGTGCTGGCGCGGCTGATTCCAACGTGCGATGTGGTGATCGAAAACTTCCGTCCCGACATCATGGAAAAGATGGGCTTCGGACCGGAACGGCTGAAGCAACTCAAGCCCGATATCGTCCATTGCAGCATCAACGGGTTTGGCACCAGCGGCCCGTACCGTGATCGGCCTGCATTCGATTTCATCGCGCAGGCCATGAGCGGATTCATGAGCTTGAACGGTGAAGCAGACGGCCCGCCCTTGCGCGCGGGACCGCCGATCAGTGACCTGACGGCTGGTCTGTATGGGGCGCTGGCGGTCACCACCGCCTTGCTGCGGCGTGAACGCACGGGCGAAGGGGACAGCGTCAGTGTCAGCCTGTTGAACAGCATGGTGAGCCTGCTGAGCTTCCAGGCTGTGAATTACTTTGCCAGCGGCAAGCTGCCACCACGCACCGGCAACGACCACGGCATTGCATCGCCTTACGGTATGTTCCGCACGCGTGACGGGCAAGTGGCGATTGCGCCCAGCAACGACACCTTCTACTTCAAGGTGCTGGATGCGCTGGATTTGCAGCACCTGAAAGAGCACCCCGACTTTGCCACCAACGCCCTGCGTTTTCGCAATCGCGAGGCGATCAAGATTTTGCTGGAAGCGCGCACGCTGCAAGAGACCAGCGAATACTGGATCGAGCGGCTGAACCGCTGGGGCGTGCCTTGTGGCAGTGTGCTGTCGCTGGATCAGGTGTTCGACGATCCGCAGGTGCAAGATCAGGAGATGGCCATCGATGTGCCGCACCCAGGGCATGGCACGATCAGAATGCTGGGTTTCCCGATCAAGTTTGCGCAGGCCCCGTGTGCCATTCAACGCCCCGCGCCTGAATTGGGCGGGCACACCGACGAGGTGTTGAGCGCGGTGGGATATTCGGCCGACGAGATTGCGCACATGCGCGATGCAGGCACGATCTAG
- a CDS encoding M949_RS01915 family surface polysaccharide biosynthesis protein, translated as MGKQLAERVGAGALDKVANAARVRWVSAAALLACVSVGIGVAHADPSVVKSAPADAAFFASASFKPPAGLVEARQVLDISGRHILTLTRIEGPSREMPDPKRNERFDLLVTYYEETPTGWQPAWTIKDGVDCPGLDGAAQFLSKGVTVTDLDRNGMAEVTVPYATFCGGGVDPAVLKVILRQGETKLALRGETELQFPGQPSMGGKNTPDKALLLPENAVFKRHLDKVWQQVKVVELW; from the coding sequence GTGGGCAAACAGTTGGCTGAGCGGGTGGGTGCAGGGGCGCTGGATAAAGTCGCCAACGCCGCGCGAGTGCGATGGGTCAGTGCGGCGGCGTTGTTGGCCTGTGTCTCTGTCGGTATCGGCGTCGCACACGCTGACCCAAGTGTGGTGAAGTCCGCGCCTGCCGATGCTGCCTTCTTTGCATCCGCGTCCTTCAAACCGCCTGCCGGATTGGTCGAGGCACGTCAGGTGCTGGACATCAGTGGTCGCCATATTCTGACGCTGACCCGCATCGAAGGACCATCGCGCGAAATGCCTGACCCCAAGCGCAATGAACGCTTTGACCTGCTGGTGACGTATTACGAAGAGACGCCCACCGGTTGGCAGCCGGCATGGACCATCAAGGACGGGGTCGATTGTCCTGGTCTGGACGGGGCTGCGCAGTTTCTGAGCAAGGGCGTGACGGTGACCGACCTGGATCGCAACGGGATGGCCGAGGTGACCGTGCCTTATGCGACCTTCTGCGGCGGCGGTGTCGATCCGGCTGTGCTGAAGGTCATCTTGCGACAAGGCGAGACCAAGCTGGCGCTGCGTGGCGAGACTGAACTCCAGTTCCCGGGCCAGCCATCGATGGGGGGCAAGAACACGCCCGACAAGGCCTTGCTGCTGCCCGAGAACGCGGTGTTCAAACGGCATCTGGACAAGGTCTGGCAGCAGGTGAAAGTGGTGGAGCTGTGGTGA
- a CDS encoding DSD1 family PLP-dependent enzyme, whose protein sequence is MTTLATLSTPVALIDLPRMQHNIQRMQQRMDSLGVRFRPHVKTSKSTPVIRAQIEAGARGITVSTLKEAEQCFADGITDILYAVGMAAHRLPQALALRKQGCDLKIITDSVASATAIADFGRAHGEVFEVWIEIDTDDHRSGIKPTEAALLDVGRALHDGGMRLGGVITHAGSSYDLNTPEALAAMAEQERAGCVHAAERLRAAGLPCDVVSVGSTPTALEARDLAGVTEVRAGVYVFFDLVMHGVGVCSKDEIALSVLTTVIGHQADKGWAIVDAGWMAMSRDRGTQKQAQDYGYGQVCTANGTVLPGYVISAANQEHGTVSFQGAADTDIVARFPLGTQLRILPNHACATGAQFPEYQAVSADGEVASWSRLHGW, encoded by the coding sequence ATGACCACGCTCGCCACGCTTTCCACCCCCGTTGCCCTTATCGACCTGCCGCGCATGCAGCACAACATCCAGCGCATGCAGCAGCGCATGGACAGCCTGGGCGTGCGTTTTCGGCCGCATGTGAAGACCAGCAAGTCCACCCCGGTGATCCGTGCGCAGATCGAAGCAGGTGCGCGCGGCATCACGGTGTCCACGCTGAAAGAAGCCGAGCAGTGTTTCGCCGATGGCATCACCGATATTCTGTACGCCGTGGGCATGGCGGCACATCGTTTGCCGCAGGCGCTGGCGCTGCGCAAGCAGGGCTGCGATCTGAAGATCATCACCGACAGCGTGGCCTCGGCCACTGCGATTGCCGACTTCGGCCGCGCGCACGGTGAAGTTTTCGAGGTCTGGATCGAGATCGACACCGACGATCATCGCTCGGGCATCAAGCCGACCGAAGCCGCGTTACTGGATGTGGGCCGTGCCTTGCATGACGGTGGCATGCGATTGGGCGGCGTGATTACCCACGCCGGTTCCAGCTATGACCTGAACACACCCGAGGCCTTGGCTGCGATGGCCGAGCAGGAGCGTGCCGGTTGCGTGCACGCCGCCGAGCGTCTGCGTGCGGCGGGTTTGCCCTGCGACGTGGTCAGTGTGGGATCTACCCCAACCGCCCTGGAAGCCCGCGATCTGGCGGGCGTGACCGAAGTGCGTGCCGGCGTGTATGTGTTCTTCGACCTGGTGATGCACGGCGTCGGCGTGTGCAGCAAAGACGAGATCGCGCTGAGTGTATTGACCACCGTGATCGGTCACCAGGCCGACAAGGGCTGGGCGATTGTGGATGCCGGCTGGATGGCGATGAGCCGCGACCGTGGCACCCAGAAACAGGCGCAGGATTACGGCTACGGGCAGGTGTGTACGGCCAATGGCACGGTGCTGCCGGGCTATGTGATCAGCGCTGCCAACCAGGAGCACGGCACCGTGTCCTTCCAGGGGGCTGCGGACACCGACATCGTTGCTCGTTTTCCCTTGGGTACGCAACTGCGCATTCTGCCCAATCATGCGTGCGCGACGGGGGCGCAGTTCCCGGAATATCAGGCCGTGTCGGCCGATGGCGAGGTGGCAAGCTGGAGCCGTCTGCACGGTTGGTAA
- a CDS encoding DUF3182 family protein — MTIEQSGGNPHAVVMTYAARPHEPSHERVVHAELARRLAMLLGMGFAGQYDASANFGRRVYLVPSATLVGTGMAHMLGISDQNDLFGGVVPMPYVATKAITHPLISPEAHAPKGWSGEFATRVRAAVLPGFSAFSRDDAKLAGRQLLGKGPVRIKLASASAGRAQTVVDDVAALDAMLDGLADDELAVGGVVLEQNLEDVTTYSVGQVHVGDLTATYTGTQRLTQDNDGETVYGGSDLIVVRGGFGALMALDLPPGVRHAVAQAQVYDAAANTCYPGFFASRRNYDTVEGKDYEGKLRSGVLEQSWRIGGASPAEVAALEAFHSTPGLRAVRSSCVEVFGEHRVPPPGATVLFRAHDADVGFITKYVEVKAYGNTE; from the coding sequence ATGACAATCGAACAATCAGGCGGTAACCCGCATGCCGTGGTGATGACTTACGCGGCCCGTCCTCATGAGCCCAGCCACGAACGCGTGGTCCATGCCGAGCTGGCTCGACGTCTGGCCATGCTGCTGGGCATGGGTTTCGCTGGTCAGTACGACGCCTCTGCCAACTTCGGTCGCCGTGTCTACCTGGTGCCGAGTGCCACGCTGGTGGGCACCGGCATGGCCCATATGCTGGGCATCAGCGATCAGAACGATTTGTTCGGCGGCGTGGTGCCTATGCCCTACGTGGCCACCAAGGCGATCACGCACCCGCTGATCAGCCCCGAAGCACATGCGCCCAAAGGCTGGTCAGGCGAGTTCGCCACCCGCGTGCGGGCGGCCGTGTTGCCGGGGTTCTCGGCCTTCTCGCGTGACGATGCCAAGCTGGCCGGACGCCAGCTGCTGGGCAAGGGACCGGTTCGGATCAAGCTGGCCAGCGCCAGTGCCGGCCGGGCGCAGACCGTGGTCGATGATGTCGCGGCATTGGACGCCATGCTCGATGGTCTGGCGGACGACGAGCTGGCGGTCGGCGGCGTGGTGCTGGAACAGAACCTGGAAGATGTCACGACATACAGCGTCGGGCAGGTCCATGTGGGCGATCTGACCGCCACCTATACCGGCACGCAGCGGCTCACTCAAGACAACGACGGTGAAACGGTTTACGGCGGATCGGACCTGATCGTCGTGCGGGGTGGTTTTGGTGCCTTGATGGCCTTGGACCTGCCACCCGGCGTGCGTCATGCGGTGGCGCAGGCACAGGTCTACGACGCGGCGGCCAACACGTGTTACCCGGGGTTCTTCGCATCGCGCCGCAACTACGACACGGTGGAAGGCAAGGACTACGAAGGCAAGTTGCGCAGCGGCGTGCTGGAGCAGTCGTGGCGCATTGGCGGTGCCAGCCCGGCCGAAGTGGCGGCGCTGGAAGCCTTCCATTCCACCCCCGGCCTGCGGGCGGTGCGTTCGTCGTGCGTGGAAGTATTCGGTGAGCACCGCGTGCCGCCCCCGGGTGCCACCGTGCTGTTCCGTGCGCACGATGCAGACGTCGGCTTCATCACCAAATACGTGGAAGTGAAGGCTTATGGCAACACGGAGTGA
- a CDS encoding LysR family transcriptional regulator, with product MIRLEDLQLAAALAQAPSLSAAARALNVTPPALSMRLRKLETTLGLALANRSARRLSLTPEGERFAQEAAALLAQLEALPESFQREDRQLSGTLRISAPFGYGRQHIAPLLARFASLHPGLQLQLDLRETPWPDRHDSDAVIHIGTVRDSSWIARTLAPNARWLCASPAYLRAAGTPLEPRELLAHRCICIRENEEDATLWHLRRMTEDSTRRSPTRETVRIAPAFTTNDGSVARQWAEQGLGLVLRSEWDVAESVARGTLVRVLADWQFDSAPVTLLVPTRKGRTARVQALLQCFDDSYGDGASRGGKDQGKQR from the coding sequence ATGATCCGACTGGAAGACCTTCAGCTTGCTGCCGCGTTGGCACAGGCACCGTCACTGAGCGCAGCGGCACGCGCGCTCAATGTCACACCGCCTGCGCTGTCGATGCGGCTGCGCAAACTGGAAACCACGCTTGGGCTGGCGCTGGCCAATCGCAGCGCCCGCAGGCTCAGCCTGACGCCCGAAGGCGAACGTTTCGCGCAAGAAGCTGCCGCACTGCTGGCGCAGCTGGAAGCACTGCCTGAATCCTTCCAGCGCGAAGACCGCCAGCTAAGCGGCACCCTGCGCATCTCTGCCCCCTTCGGTTACGGCCGCCAGCACATCGCCCCCTTGCTGGCGCGCTTCGCCAGCCTGCATCCTGGCCTGCAACTGCAATTGGATCTGCGCGAAACGCCCTGGCCGGACAGGCACGACAGCGACGCCGTGATCCATATCGGCACCGTGCGGGACTCGTCCTGGATTGCACGCACCCTGGCACCGAACGCGCGCTGGCTATGCGCCAGTCCGGCGTATCTGCGCGCCGCCGGCACCCCGCTTGAACCGCGCGAGCTGCTGGCCCATCGCTGCATCTGCATCCGCGAAAACGAAGAAGACGCAACACTCTGGCACCTGCGGCGTATGACTGAGGACAGCACCCGCCGCAGCCCCACACGCGAGACCGTTCGCATCGCGCCCGCCTTCACCACCAACGACGGCAGCGTCGCCCGGCAATGGGCGGAACAGGGGCTGGGCCTGGTGTTGCGATCGGAGTGGGACGTGGCTGAATCCGTCGCGCGCGGCACCCTGGTGCGGGTGCTGGCAGACTGGCAGTTCGACAGCGCCCCGGTCACCTTGCTGGTGCCGACCCGCAAAGGGCGAACCGCGCGTGTGCAGGCCTTGCTGCAGTGCTTCGATGACAGTTATGGAGACGGCGCGTCTCGGGGTGGAAAGGATCAGGGCAAGCAACGATGA
- a CDS encoding serine hydrolase gives MSRFSLSRRGFLHLAGGIAPFAIWPGAMLSATAAPVTASSSLPPNVCRINALLPALQDIAARANGDLGVSVIDLVGGASCAVRADDSFPLHSMVKLVVAASVAYRIEQGAFGLQTLVALSQATRPGGVGPLDVALREQGDQTASVERLLEAILLYSDNAACDGLMALVGGPSVINADLRRWSVADMRVDRTMRELYAPFNAAQTEAESRLHYEAWLADPRDRTTPTAYADFARRLAGGSLLGAQATSIVMNGWQRSTLTPNRITAGLGAGWSVASRSGTGPTVAGRTTSTNHAVLATSPAGRPVLVAAFLRNAAGADAERAMVLADVGRAVATACSTV, from the coding sequence ATGTCCCGTTTCAGCTTGTCTCGCCGTGGTTTCCTGCATCTGGCCGGGGGTATTGCACCGTTTGCAATCTGGCCCGGGGCCATGCTGTCTGCAACGGCCGCGCCGGTTACTGCTTCAAGCTCCCTGCCTCCCAACGTGTGCCGCATCAATGCCTTGCTGCCCGCGCTGCAAGACATCGCTGCGCGGGCCAACGGTGACTTGGGGGTAAGCGTCATCGATCTGGTCGGTGGTGCCAGTTGTGCGGTACGCGCAGACGATTCCTTTCCGCTGCACAGCATGGTGAAGCTGGTGGTGGCGGCCTCGGTGGCATATCGCATCGAGCAAGGGGCGTTTGGCTTGCAGACGCTGGTGGCGCTGTCGCAAGCCACGCGCCCAGGCGGCGTGGGGCCGCTGGATGTGGCCCTGCGCGAGCAAGGAGACCAGACGGCCAGCGTGGAACGTCTGCTGGAAGCGATCCTGCTGTATAGCGACAATGCCGCCTGTGATGGCCTGATGGCATTGGTGGGCGGGCCATCGGTCATCAATGCCGATCTGCGCCGCTGGTCGGTCGCAGACATGCGGGTGGACCGCACGATGCGGGAACTGTACGCCCCCTTCAATGCTGCCCAGACCGAGGCCGAATCGCGTCTTCACTACGAGGCCTGGCTGGCCGACCCGCGTGATCGCACGACGCCCACCGCCTACGCAGACTTCGCCCGTCGGCTGGCGGGTGGCAGCCTGCTGGGTGCGCAGGCCACAAGCATCGTGATGAACGGCTGGCAGCGCAGTACCTTGACGCCGAATCGCATCACGGCTGGCCTGGGTGCGGGCTGGTCGGTGGCCTCGCGTTCGGGCACCGGGCCGACGGTGGCCGGGCGCACGACCTCGACCAATCATGCTGTGTTGGCAACGTCGCCAGCCGGCCGCCCCGTCCTGGTGGCGGCGTTCTTGCGCAACGCTGCGGGCGCGGATGCCGAGCGTGCGATGGTGCTGGCTGATGTGGGCCGTGCGGTTGCCACGGCATGCAGCACGGTCTGA
- a CDS encoding alkaline phosphatase D family protein produces the protein MDRRKFLKVGGFLTASVATLGLAGCGGGDDDTPIAPPESNPLATGANWKFPQSVASGDPSSGGILLWTRVVPSTADDVRSDAAGKDFSIKLRVTATDNASLLGSNTALNGTLAVDATIPVFARYDHTIRHKVSGLESGKTYFYQFVAGDARSKVGRFKTAPATDAAVSQLRFAFASCQDWSINHWAAYEYMAANEALDFVVHLGDYIYETVGEAFQTGQVEARHTTLVLPDGVFKQGTSGAKYASTLADYRYLYKMYRSDSRLQAVHERFAFIATWDDHEFTDDAWQDAETYDNGSFSATTGGDNTRQPQRRRSASQAWFEFMPADISFDETASGIDNIRIYRELRFGTLAHLVMTDERLYRSDHMVPEAATNPATGTQLGSVGSRYMVPEATLYGAEAQRIAAATAAGVDPLTRVSMLGNTQRQWWQRTMQASPATWKLWGNEVSLMRMGLDGTTAVGTLLALNSITTVATNIGTASAATGGNVPAASVIVAAVTSGATQAIGGAAATAVATADATGGNLVTAGTSAGLSASQAALAAAAYTAAKAATGATAQAAAAAQQIAFGFIKPDIIAKQGASSFVVASGMQAALTPFFAKFLLNADQWDGYDAERRALMATLKSNNVRNVVALTGDIHSFFAGTVNDDFKATGGGTPVMVDLVTAGISSDSFYSYLASAVGELSSALGTLVFQTLSIPLPGGLGTLSLRINLLDFTMGKTLASVDELAEQLRVRLRGELSIKGVPAAQLDATTNTVLAGLKATPDFSVTLFGLAQQLSGLNNNPWMKHLNTDAQGYAVVTLTADKLVCDFKQVNRLVDGKAPTDVIARVRTATVARDQAAVTMS, from the coding sequence ATGGATCGTCGTAAATTTCTCAAGGTCGGTGGTTTTCTCACCGCGTCCGTCGCCACGCTTGGCCTGGCAGGCTGCGGAGGTGGTGATGACGACACGCCCATCGCGCCGCCGGAAAGCAACCCGCTGGCTACCGGTGCCAACTGGAAATTCCCGCAAAGCGTGGCCTCGGGTGACCCAAGCAGCGGCGGCATTCTGTTGTGGACACGCGTGGTGCCCAGCACCGCCGACGATGTTCGCAGCGATGCAGCCGGCAAGGACTTCAGCATCAAGCTGCGCGTGACCGCCACCGACAACGCCAGCCTGCTGGGCAGCAACACCGCCTTGAACGGCACCCTGGCTGTCGACGCCACCATCCCGGTATTTGCCCGCTACGATCACACCATTCGCCACAAGGTGTCGGGCCTGGAAAGCGGCAAGACCTACTTCTACCAATTCGTCGCAGGCGATGCGCGCTCGAAGGTCGGCCGTTTCAAGACGGCACCGGCAACCGACGCGGCCGTGTCGCAACTGCGCTTTGCGTTTGCGTCCTGTCAGGATTGGAGCATCAACCACTGGGCTGCCTACGAATACATGGCCGCCAACGAAGCACTGGACTTCGTGGTGCACCTGGGCGACTACATCTACGAGACGGTTGGCGAAGCCTTCCAGACCGGCCAGGTCGAAGCCCGCCACACCACCCTCGTGTTGCCCGACGGCGTATTCAAGCAAGGCACATCGGGCGCGAAGTACGCCAGCACCCTGGCCGACTATCGCTACCTGTACAAGATGTACCGCAGCGACAGCCGCCTGCAGGCCGTGCACGAACGCTTTGCGTTCATCGCCACCTGGGACGACCACGAGTTCACCGACGACGCCTGGCAAGACGCCGAGACCTACGACAACGGCAGCTTCAGCGCGACCACCGGTGGCGACAATACCCGCCAGCCGCAACGCCGCCGCAGCGCAAGCCAGGCCTGGTTCGAATTCATGCCGGCCGATATCAGCTTTGATGAAACTGCCAGCGGCATCGACAACATCCGCATCTACCGCGAATTGCGCTTCGGTACGCTCGCCCACCTGGTGATGACCGACGAACGCCTGTATCGCTCGGATCACATGGTGCCCGAGGCCGCCACCAACCCCGCCACCGGCACACAGCTGGGTTCCGTGGGCTCGCGCTACATGGTGCCGGAAGCCACCTTGTACGGCGCGGAAGCCCAGCGTATTGCGGCGGCCACGGCCGCAGGGGTAGACCCGTTGACCCGCGTCAGCATGCTGGGCAACACGCAACGCCAATGGTGGCAACGCACCATGCAAGCCTCGCCCGCCACGTGGAAACTGTGGGGCAATGAAGTCTCGTTGATGCGCATGGGCCTGGACGGCACCACTGCCGTTGGCACCTTGCTGGCGCTCAATTCAATCACCACGGTGGCCACCAACATCGGTACCGCCAGCGCAGCGACGGGCGGCAATGTGCCAGCAGCATCGGTCATCGTCGCAGCGGTCACGTCGGGTGCCACCCAGGCGATTGGCGGGGCAGCTGCAACCGCAGTGGCAACAGCCGACGCAACGGGCGGCAATCTGGTCACCGCAGGCACGTCTGCCGGTTTGAGCGCCAGCCAGGCCGCACTCGCCGCCGCAGCCTACACGGCGGCCAAGGCAGCGACCGGTGCCACGGCACAAGCCGCTGCTGCCGCACAACAGATCGCATTCGGTTTCATCAAGCCCGACATCATCGCCAAGCAAGGTGCATCGAGCTTCGTGGTGGCGTCCGGCATGCAGGCCGCGCTTACGCCCTTCTTTGCCAAGTTCCTGCTCAACGCCGACCAGTGGGACGGCTACGATGCAGAGCGCCGCGCACTGATGGCCACGCTGAAAAGCAACAACGTGCGCAACGTGGTCGCGCTCACCGGTGACATCCATTCGTTCTTCGCCGGCACCGTGAACGACGACTTCAAGGCCACCGGTGGCGGCACGCCAGTGATGGTCGATCTGGTCACCGCCGGCATCAGCTCCGACTCGTTCTATTCCTACCTGGCAAGTGCCGTGGGCGAACTGTCGTCAGCGCTTGGCACCCTGGTGTTCCAGACCTTGTCCATTCCGCTGCCAGGCGGCCTGGGCACGCTCAGCCTGCGCATCAACCTGCTTGATTTCACGATGGGCAAGACGCTGGCCTCGGTCGATGAACTGGCCGAACAACTGCGTGTGCGTCTGCGTGGTGAATTGAGCATCAAGGGCGTGCCCGCCGCGCAGCTGGATGCCACCACCAACACGGTGCTGGCTGGCCTGAAAGCCACACCCGATTTCAGTGTGACGCTGTTCGGTCTGGCGCAACAACTGTCCGGTCTGAACAACAATCCGTGGATGAAACACCTGAATACCGACGCGCAAGGCTACGCTGTCGTGACGCTGACCGCCGACAAGCTGGTCTGCGACTTCAAACAGGTCAATCGTCTGGTGGATGGCAAGGCACCGACCGACGTGATCGCCCGGGTGCGCACCGCCACGGTTGCGCGCGATCAGGCTGCGGTGACAATGAGCTGA